One part of the Vitis riparia cultivar Riparia Gloire de Montpellier isolate 1030 chromosome 8, EGFV_Vit.rip_1.0, whole genome shotgun sequence genome encodes these proteins:
- the LOC117921063 gene encoding NDR1/HIN1-like protein 1, whose product MTSSKDCGNHGHKHQKLRRCFAGLLIFFFIVLLVVLLVWAILQPKDPRFVLQDATIYALNVSNPNILTVNIQVTITTRNPNDKIGIYYEKLDTYATYRGQQITLAYLIPPTYQGHKEIITWSPFLSGTAVPVAPYNAIALNQDQSYGALTLIIKIDGRVKWKVGSFTSGRYHLNVKCVAPITFGARSSGVVIGNAVKYQMASTCSVSV is encoded by the coding sequence ATGACTTCTTCAAAAGACTGCGGCAACCATGGGCACAAGCACCAAAAGCTGAGGCGATGCTTCGCCGGATTgcttatcttcttcttcatcgtCCTCCTCGTCGTACTCCTGGTGTGGGCAATCCTCCAGCCCAAGGACCCACGCTTCGTCCTCCAAGACGCCACCATCTACGCCCTCAACGTCTCCAACCCGAATATCCTCACCGTCAACATCCAAGTCACCATCACCACCCGCAACCCCAACGACAAGATCGGCATCTACTATGAGAAACTCGACACCTACGCCACCTACCGCGGCCAGCAGATTACCCTCGCGTACCTCATCCCCCCCACCTACCAGGGCCACAAGGAGATCATCACCTGGTCACCTTTTCTCTCCGGCACGGCCGTACCCGTGGCTCCCTACAACGCCATTGCACTGAATCAGGACCAGTCGTACGGCGCCCTCACCTTGATCATCAAGATTGATGGACGGGTGAAATGGAAAGTTGGTTCCTTCACATCAGGCCGTTATCATCTTAACGTCAAGTGTGTGGCGCCTATTACTTTCGGGGCCAGGAGCAGCGGTGTTGTTATCGGTAACGCCGTTAAGTACCAGATGGCTTCCACTTGCAGCGTCAGCGTTTGA
- the LOC117919770 gene encoding uncharacterized protein LOC117919770, whose translation MIGLSKLCIVLIVVFAVFLLVIGTQLFHVYWYRKRFRRQNSTSGHPEFPGDPFSIPSKELLYFFCWKRQSRIEPHADPHAHPATRPGRVPSEEINDVDFLKWQGLYGSSRVLFTIKEEEREEMEPQATDKSLSPETKSVSLGECLRVADELPELTVAVGVDEVTPFSTPCASPPYFTPSPSPTRDVGNGTTSPENVEIGNLVLAIKGLEKECSESDVSSGSKFSFVSLEVHSD comes from the coding sequence ATGATCGGTCTGAGCAAGTTATGCATCGTTCTCATCGTGGTATTTGCAGTCTTCCTCCTTGTCATAGGCACCCAACTTTTCCACGTTTACTGGTATCGGAAACGATTCAGGCGTCAGAACTCCACCTCCGGCCACCCTGAGTTTCCAGGAGACCCCTTCTCCATCCCCTCCAAGGAGCTCCTCTACTTTTTCTGCTGGAAACGCCAGTCCCGCATCGAACCCCACGCCGATCCCCACGCCCATCCTGCTACCAGGCCCGGTAGAGTGCCGTCGGAGGAGATCAACGACGTTGACTTCCTTAAATGGCAGGGATTGTATGGTTCTTCAAGGGTTTTGTTCACCATCAAGGAGGAGGAGAGGGAAGAAATGGAGCCACAAGCAACTGACAAATCATTGTCTCCGGAGACAAAAAGTGTATCACTGGGGGAATGTTTAAGGGTTGCTGATGAATTGCCAGAGTTGACTGTGGCCGTTGGTGTGGACGAAGTGACACCGTTTTCGACGCCTTGTGCTTCTCCACCTTACTTCACTCCCTCCCCTTCTCCAACCCGAGACGTCGGAAATGGGACGACCTCACCAGAAAATGTGGAAATCGGAAATCTCGTTTTAGCAATAAAAGGGCTGGAAAAAGAGTGCTCGGAGAGTGATGTTTCCAGCGGTAGCAAGTTTTCATTTGTGAGCTTGGAGGTCCACAGCGACTAA
- the LOC117921261 gene encoding NDR1/HIN1-like protein 10: MADVERQTLNKGYYGPSIPPKSRSYHSHGRGSGCGCCCCLLGFLLKLIVTVVIIVGIAVLLFWLIVRPNKVKFHVVDASLTEFNLTSDNILQYNLTVNMTVRNPNKRIGIYFDRIEAKAYYEDALFDSVELERYYQGHKSTHTLNPEFNGENSVSLGASELSTFNSEKASGTYSIDVKLRLRIRFKLGILKIGTFKPKVTCDLKVPLDSDGTSNGTFQTTKCDVNF, translated from the coding sequence ATGGCTGACGTTGAGAGACAAACATTGAATAAAGGCTACTATGGCCCCTCAATTCCTCCAAAATCACGATCCTACCACAGCCACGGCCGAGGCAGCGGATGCGGCTGTTGCTGCTGCCTCCTAGGCTTTTTGCTCAAACTCATTGTCACCGTCGTTATCATCGTAGGGATTGCAGTCCTCCTCTTCTGGCTCATAGTCCGTCCCAACAAGGTTAAGTTCCATGTGGTTGATGCCTCCCTCACCGAGTTCAACCTTACCAGCGACAACATCCTTCAGTATAACCTTACCGTCAATATGACCGTCCGCAACCCCAACAAGCGTATTGGTATATACTTTGATCGCATCGAAGCCAAGGCGTACTATGAGGACGCCTTGTTCGATTCTGTTGAGTTGGAACGATATTACCAGGGCCACAAGTCAACTCATACCCTGAATCCAGAGTTTAATGGGGAGAACTCTGTATCGCTTGGAGCATCCGAGCTTTCGACTTTCAATTCGGAGAAGGCTTCAGGAACTTACAGTATTGATGTGAAGCTGCGTCTTCGGATCAGGTTCAAGTTGGGAATATTGAAGATTGGTACGTTCAAGCCCAAGGTTACTTGTGATTTGAAGGTTCCTTTGGATTCTGATGGGACAAGCAATGGTACTTTCCAAACCACCAAGTGCGACGTGAATTTCTGA